A window of Bos taurus isolate L1 Dominette 01449 registration number 42190680 breed Hereford chromosome 19, ARS-UCD2.0, whole genome shotgun sequence contains these coding sequences:
- the ENGASE gene encoding cytosolic endo-beta-N-acetylglucosaminidase isoform X4: MCHDMMGGYLDDKFIQGSATQTPYSFYHWQYIDIFVYFSHHTVTIPPVGWTNAAHRHGVCVLGTFITEWKDGERLCQAFLAGDEHSYRAVADQLVLIAQFFRFDGWLINIENSLSLAAVGNVPHFLQYLTSQLHQQVPGGLVLWYDSVVSSGQLKWQNELNEQNRVFFDACDGFFTNYNWREEHLERTLGQAGERRADVYVGVDVFARGNVVGGRFDTNKSLELIRKHGFSAALFAPGWVYECLEKGNFFQNQDKFWSLLERYLPTHSICSLPFVTSFCLGMGTRRVYYGQEEAVGPWYHPSAQEIQPLFGEHRLEGDGQGWVKTHCCLEDAWNGGSSLLIRGLIPPEVGNVAVRLFSLQVPVPPKIFVSLVYKLEGPSAVGVALELTTGDAGSCHVGGISVLSAETSSRRSPRPLRVPPTKLAKWVGRCGQQLSGGWVQRCYEVTLRGCLLQDLFVNFSRPPGSQKEENFICRLGELQVVDANSLLTPLPQVQAVTVSHVRWQPFASEWEGGPAGLRLSCTLHWAYLLPRVRCFRIHCCRGSEGGSPSSGPSQPGRPRLLGLAFVNRYRIVGLAVAAAEPGQDGRVEFLVEPVPKEGFLVPQAEWGKAAILYSMPRT; encoded by the exons ATGTGTCATGACATGATGGGCGGGTACCTGGATGACAA GTTTATTCAAGGCTCAGCCACACAGACTCCCTATTCCTTTTACCACTGGCAGTACATCGACATCTTTGTGTACTTCAGCCATCACACGGTCACCATCCCCCCAGTAGGCTGGACCAACGCTGCCCACAGGCATGGGGTCTGTGTGCTGG GGACTTTCATCACTGAATGGAAAGACGGGGAGCGGCTCTGCCAGGCCTTCCTGGCTGGGGATGAGCACTCATACCGGGCGGTGGCCGATCAGCTGGTCCTGATCGCCCAGTTTTTCCGATTTGACGGCTGGCTGATCAACATTGAGAACTCTCTGAGT CTGGCCGCCGTGGGGAACGTGCCCCACTTCCTCCAGTACCTGACCTCTCAGCTGCATCAGCAGGTCCCCGGGGGCCTGGTGCTCTGGTATGACAGCGTGGTGAGCAGCGGGCAGCTCAAATGGCAGAACGAGCTCAACGAGCAGAACAG AGTCTTCTTTGATGCCTGCGACGGCTTCTTCACCAACTATAACTGGCGGGAGGAGCATCTGGAGCGGACGCTGGGGCAGGCCGGGGAGCGCCGGGCGGACGTGTACGTGGGTGTAGACGTGTTCGCCCGCGGGAATGTCGTCGGGGGCCGGTTCGACACGAATAAG TCGCTGGAGCTGATTCGGAAGCACGGGTTCTCGGCGGCCCTGTTTGCGCCTGGCTGGGTGTACGAGTGTTTGGAGAAGGGGAATTTCTTCCAGAACCAGGACAA GTTCTGGAGTTTGCTGGAACGCTACTTGCCCACACACAGCATCTGCTCCTTGCCCTTTGTCACTTCCTTCTGCCTGGGCATGGGGACTCGAAGAGTCTACTATGGCCAG GAGGAGGCCGTGGGGCCCTGGTACCACCCGAGCGCCCAGGAGATCCAGCCCCTGTTTGGAGAGCACAGGCTGGAAGGGGACGGGCAGGGCTGGGTGAAGACGCACTGCTGCCTGGAGGACGCCTGGAACGGGGGCAGCTCTCTGCTCATCCGAGGGCTGATTCCGCCCGAGGTTGGAAACGTGGCTGTGAG GTTATTCTCCCTGCAGGTCCCAGTGCCACCCAAGATCTTCGTGTCCCTGGTGTACAAGCTGGAAGGGCCTTCGGCGGTGGGGGTGGCTTTGGAGCTCACCACAGGGGACGCGGGCAGCTGTCATGTGGGAGGCATCTCGGTGCTGAGCG CAGAAACGAGCTCAAGGCGCAGTCCCCGACCCCTCCGGGTGCCCCCAACCAAGCTGGCCAAATGGGTGGGCCGTTGCGGCCAGCAGCTCAGTGGGGGCTGGGTCCAGCG ctgCTACGAAGTGACTCTGCGGGGCTGCCTCCTACAGGACCTCTTTGTTAATTTCTCCCGGCCTCCGGGCAGCCAGAAGGAGGAGAACTTCATCTGTCGCCTTGGAGAGCTCCAG GTGGTGGATGCCAACAGCCTGCTGACCCCGCTCCCCCAGGTGCAGGCCGTGACGGTCTCGCATGTGCGCTGGCAGCCGTTCGCCTCCGAGTGGGAGGGCGGCCCCGCCGGGCTGCGGCTCAGCTGTACCCTCCACTGGGCCTACCTCCTTCCCCGTGTCCGGTGCTTCCGGATCCACTGCTGCCGAGGATCGGAAGGTGGCTCTCCCAGCAGCGGGCCTTCGCAGCCAGGGAGGCCCAGGCTGCTGGGCCTGGCTTTCGTCAACCGGTATCGGATAGTGGGCCTGGCAGTGGCAGCCGCGGAGCCTGGCCAGGATGGCCGCGTGGAGTTCCTGGTGGAGCCTGTCCCCAAAGAGGGGTTCCTGGTGCCTCAGGCCGAGTGGGGCAAGGCGGCCATACTCTACTCCATGCCCCGCACGTGA
- the ENGASE gene encoding cytosolic endo-beta-N-acetylglucosaminidase isoform X3, translating into MEEAGTGTRTAARRQGRRMRAPATLEKQRDRRPAGRLTRRRIEEDREEAVFREVVSFTPDPLPGTFITEWKDGERLCQAFLAGDEHSYRAVADQLVLIAQFFRFDGWLINIENSLSLAAVGNVPHFLQYLTSQLHQQVPGGLVLWYDSVVSSGQLKWQNELNEQNRVFFDACDGFFTNYNWREEHLERTLGQAGERRADVYVGVDVFARGNVVGGRFDTNKSLELIRKHGFSAALFAPGWVYECLEKGNFFQNQDKFWSLLERYLPTHSICSLPFVTSFCLGMGTRRVYYGQEEAVGPWYHPSAQEIQPLFGEHRLEGDGQGWVKTHCCLEDAWNGGSSLLIRGLIPPEVGNVAVRLFSLQVPVPPKIFVSLVYKLEGPSAVGVALELTTGDAGSCHVGGISVLSAETSSRRSPRPLRVPPTKLAKWVGRCGQQLSGGWVQRCYEVTLRGCLLQDLFVNFSRPPGSQKEENFICRLGELQVVDANSLLTPLPQVQAVTVSHVRWQPFASEWEGGPAGLRLSCTLHWAYLLPRVRCFRIHCCRGSEGGSPSSGPSQPGRPRLLGLAFVNRYRIVGLAVAAAEPGQDGRVEFLVEPVPKEGFLVPQAEWGKAAILYSMPRT; encoded by the exons ATGGAGGAGGCAGGGACAGGGACCCGGACGGCGGCGCGGCGGCAGGGGCGGCGGATGCGGGCCCCGGCGACCTTGGAGAAGCAGCGGGATCGGCGGCCGGCAGGGCGGCTGACCCGGAGGAG AATTGAAGAGGATCGAGAAGAAGCAGTCTTTCGAGAAGTGGTCAGTTTTACCCCAGACCCTTTGCCAG GGACTTTCATCACTGAATGGAAAGACGGGGAGCGGCTCTGCCAGGCCTTCCTGGCTGGGGATGAGCACTCATACCGGGCGGTGGCCGATCAGCTGGTCCTGATCGCCCAGTTTTTCCGATTTGACGGCTGGCTGATCAACATTGAGAACTCTCTGAGT CTGGCCGCCGTGGGGAACGTGCCCCACTTCCTCCAGTACCTGACCTCTCAGCTGCATCAGCAGGTCCCCGGGGGCCTGGTGCTCTGGTATGACAGCGTGGTGAGCAGCGGGCAGCTCAAATGGCAGAACGAGCTCAACGAGCAGAACAG AGTCTTCTTTGATGCCTGCGACGGCTTCTTCACCAACTATAACTGGCGGGAGGAGCATCTGGAGCGGACGCTGGGGCAGGCCGGGGAGCGCCGGGCGGACGTGTACGTGGGTGTAGACGTGTTCGCCCGCGGGAATGTCGTCGGGGGCCGGTTCGACACGAATAAG TCGCTGGAGCTGATTCGGAAGCACGGGTTCTCGGCGGCCCTGTTTGCGCCTGGCTGGGTGTACGAGTGTTTGGAGAAGGGGAATTTCTTCCAGAACCAGGACAA GTTCTGGAGTTTGCTGGAACGCTACTTGCCCACACACAGCATCTGCTCCTTGCCCTTTGTCACTTCCTTCTGCCTGGGCATGGGGACTCGAAGAGTCTACTATGGCCAG GAGGAGGCCGTGGGGCCCTGGTACCACCCGAGCGCCCAGGAGATCCAGCCCCTGTTTGGAGAGCACAGGCTGGAAGGGGACGGGCAGGGCTGGGTGAAGACGCACTGCTGCCTGGAGGACGCCTGGAACGGGGGCAGCTCTCTGCTCATCCGAGGGCTGATTCCGCCCGAGGTTGGAAACGTGGCTGTGAG GTTATTCTCCCTGCAGGTCCCAGTGCCACCCAAGATCTTCGTGTCCCTGGTGTACAAGCTGGAAGGGCCTTCGGCGGTGGGGGTGGCTTTGGAGCTCACCACAGGGGACGCGGGCAGCTGTCATGTGGGAGGCATCTCGGTGCTGAGCG CAGAAACGAGCTCAAGGCGCAGTCCCCGACCCCTCCGGGTGCCCCCAACCAAGCTGGCCAAATGGGTGGGCCGTTGCGGCCAGCAGCTCAGTGGGGGCTGGGTCCAGCG ctgCTACGAAGTGACTCTGCGGGGCTGCCTCCTACAGGACCTCTTTGTTAATTTCTCCCGGCCTCCGGGCAGCCAGAAGGAGGAGAACTTCATCTGTCGCCTTGGAGAGCTCCAG GTGGTGGATGCCAACAGCCTGCTGACCCCGCTCCCCCAGGTGCAGGCCGTGACGGTCTCGCATGTGCGCTGGCAGCCGTTCGCCTCCGAGTGGGAGGGCGGCCCCGCCGGGCTGCGGCTCAGCTGTACCCTCCACTGGGCCTACCTCCTTCCCCGTGTCCGGTGCTTCCGGATCCACTGCTGCCGAGGATCGGAAGGTGGCTCTCCCAGCAGCGGGCCTTCGCAGCCAGGGAGGCCCAGGCTGCTGGGCCTGGCTTTCGTCAACCGGTATCGGATAGTGGGCCTGGCAGTGGCAGCCGCGGAGCCTGGCCAGGATGGCCGCGTGGAGTTCCTGGTGGAGCCTGTCCCCAAAGAGGGGTTCCTGGTGCCTCAGGCCGAGTGGGGCAAGGCGGCCATACTCTACTCCATGCCCCGCACGTGA
- the ENGASE gene encoding cytosolic endo-beta-N-acetylglucosaminidase isoform X2, producing MEEAGTGTRTAARRQGRRMRAPATLEKQRDRRPAGRLTRRRIEEDREEAVFREVVSFTPDPLPVRYYDKDTTRPISFYLSSLEELLAWRPDAEDGFNVALGPPECRQPPLSSRRPRTLMCHDMMGGYLDDKFIQGSATQTPYSFYHWQYIDIFVYFSHHTVTIPPVGWTNAAHRHGVCVLGTFITEWKDGERLCQAFLAGDEHSYRAVADQLVLIAQFFRFDGWLINIENSLSLAAVGNVPHFLQYLTSQLHQQVPGGLVLWYDSVVSSGQLKWQNELNEQNRVFFDACDGFFTNYNWREEHLERTLGQAGERRADVYVGVDVFARGNVVGGRFDTNKSLELIRKHGFSAALFAPGWVYECLEKGNFFQNQDKFWSLLERYLPTHSICSLPFVTSFCLGMGTRRVYYGQEEAVGPWYHPSAQEIQPLFGEHRLEGDGQGWVKTHCCLEDAWNGGSSLLIRGLIPPEVGNVAVRLFSLQVPVPPKIFVSLVYKLEGPSAVGVALELTTGDAGSCHVGGISVLSETSSRRSPRPLRVPPTKLAKWVGRCGQQLSGGWVQRCYEVTLRGCLLQDLFVNFSRPPGSQKEENFICRLGELQVVDANSLLTPLPQVQAVTVSHVRWQPFASEWEGGPAGLRLSCTLHWAYLLPRVRCFRIHCCRGSEGGSPSSGPSQPGRPRLLGLAFVNRYRIVGLAVAAAEPGQDGRVEFLVEPVPKEGFLVPQAEWGKAAILYSMPRT from the exons ATGGAGGAGGCAGGGACAGGGACCCGGACGGCGGCGCGGCGGCAGGGGCGGCGGATGCGGGCCCCGGCGACCTTGGAGAAGCAGCGGGATCGGCGGCCGGCAGGGCGGCTGACCCGGAGGAG AATTGAAGAGGATCGAGAAGAAGCAGTCTTTCGAGAAGTGGTCAGTTTTACCCCAGACCCTTTGCCAG TTAGATATTATGACAAGGACACCACCAGACCCATCAGCTTTTACTTGTCTTCCCTGGAGGAACTCTTGGCGTGGAGACCCGATGCGGAAGATGGCTTTAATGTGGCCTTGGGGCCCCCTGAGTGTCGGCAGCCCCCTCTGAGCAGCCGGAGGCCCAGAACTTTGATGTGTCATGACATGATGGGCGGGTACCTGGATGACAA GTTTATTCAAGGCTCAGCCACACAGACTCCCTATTCCTTTTACCACTGGCAGTACATCGACATCTTTGTGTACTTCAGCCATCACACGGTCACCATCCCCCCAGTAGGCTGGACCAACGCTGCCCACAGGCATGGGGTCTGTGTGCTGG GGACTTTCATCACTGAATGGAAAGACGGGGAGCGGCTCTGCCAGGCCTTCCTGGCTGGGGATGAGCACTCATACCGGGCGGTGGCCGATCAGCTGGTCCTGATCGCCCAGTTTTTCCGATTTGACGGCTGGCTGATCAACATTGAGAACTCTCTGAGT CTGGCCGCCGTGGGGAACGTGCCCCACTTCCTCCAGTACCTGACCTCTCAGCTGCATCAGCAGGTCCCCGGGGGCCTGGTGCTCTGGTATGACAGCGTGGTGAGCAGCGGGCAGCTCAAATGGCAGAACGAGCTCAACGAGCAGAACAG AGTCTTCTTTGATGCCTGCGACGGCTTCTTCACCAACTATAACTGGCGGGAGGAGCATCTGGAGCGGACGCTGGGGCAGGCCGGGGAGCGCCGGGCGGACGTGTACGTGGGTGTAGACGTGTTCGCCCGCGGGAATGTCGTCGGGGGCCGGTTCGACACGAATAAG TCGCTGGAGCTGATTCGGAAGCACGGGTTCTCGGCGGCCCTGTTTGCGCCTGGCTGGGTGTACGAGTGTTTGGAGAAGGGGAATTTCTTCCAGAACCAGGACAA GTTCTGGAGTTTGCTGGAACGCTACTTGCCCACACACAGCATCTGCTCCTTGCCCTTTGTCACTTCCTTCTGCCTGGGCATGGGGACTCGAAGAGTCTACTATGGCCAG GAGGAGGCCGTGGGGCCCTGGTACCACCCGAGCGCCCAGGAGATCCAGCCCCTGTTTGGAGAGCACAGGCTGGAAGGGGACGGGCAGGGCTGGGTGAAGACGCACTGCTGCCTGGAGGACGCCTGGAACGGGGGCAGCTCTCTGCTCATCCGAGGGCTGATTCCGCCCGAGGTTGGAAACGTGGCTGTGAG GTTATTCTCCCTGCAGGTCCCAGTGCCACCCAAGATCTTCGTGTCCCTGGTGTACAAGCTGGAAGGGCCTTCGGCGGTGGGGGTGGCTTTGGAGCTCACCACAGGGGACGCGGGCAGCTGTCATGTGGGAGGCATCTCGGTGCTGAGCG AAACGAGCTCAAGGCGCAGTCCCCGACCCCTCCGGGTGCCCCCAACCAAGCTGGCCAAATGGGTGGGCCGTTGCGGCCAGCAGCTCAGTGGGGGCTGGGTCCAGCG ctgCTACGAAGTGACTCTGCGGGGCTGCCTCCTACAGGACCTCTTTGTTAATTTCTCCCGGCCTCCGGGCAGCCAGAAGGAGGAGAACTTCATCTGTCGCCTTGGAGAGCTCCAG GTGGTGGATGCCAACAGCCTGCTGACCCCGCTCCCCCAGGTGCAGGCCGTGACGGTCTCGCATGTGCGCTGGCAGCCGTTCGCCTCCGAGTGGGAGGGCGGCCCCGCCGGGCTGCGGCTCAGCTGTACCCTCCACTGGGCCTACCTCCTTCCCCGTGTCCGGTGCTTCCGGATCCACTGCTGCCGAGGATCGGAAGGTGGCTCTCCCAGCAGCGGGCCTTCGCAGCCAGGGAGGCCCAGGCTGCTGGGCCTGGCTTTCGTCAACCGGTATCGGATAGTGGGCCTGGCAGTGGCAGCCGCGGAGCCTGGCCAGGATGGCCGCGTGGAGTTCCTGGTGGAGCCTGTCCCCAAAGAGGGGTTCCTGGTGCCTCAGGCCGAGTGGGGCAAGGCGGCCATACTCTACTCCATGCCCCGCACGTGA
- the ENGASE gene encoding cytosolic endo-beta-N-acetylglucosaminidase isoform X1 — translation MEEAGTGTRTAARRQGRRMRAPATLEKQRDRRPAGRLTRRRIEEDREEAVFREVVSFTPDPLPVRYYDKDTTRPISFYLSSLEELLAWRPDAEDGFNVALGPPECRQPPLSSRRPRTLMCHDMMGGYLDDKFIQGSATQTPYSFYHWQYIDIFVYFSHHTVTIPPVGWTNAAHRHGVCVLGTFITEWKDGERLCQAFLAGDEHSYRAVADQLVLIAQFFRFDGWLINIENSLSLAAVGNVPHFLQYLTSQLHQQVPGGLVLWYDSVVSSGQLKWQNELNEQNRVFFDACDGFFTNYNWREEHLERTLGQAGERRADVYVGVDVFARGNVVGGRFDTNKSLELIRKHGFSAALFAPGWVYECLEKGNFFQNQDKFWSLLERYLPTHSICSLPFVTSFCLGMGTRRVYYGQEEAVGPWYHPSAQEIQPLFGEHRLEGDGQGWVKTHCCLEDAWNGGSSLLIRGLIPPEVGNVAVRLFSLQVPVPPKIFVSLVYKLEGPSAVGVALELTTGDAGSCHVGGISVLSAETSSRRSPRPLRVPPTKLAKWVGRCGQQLSGGWVQRCYEVTLRGCLLQDLFVNFSRPPGSQKEENFICRLGELQVVDANSLLTPLPQVQAVTVSHVRWQPFASEWEGGPAGLRLSCTLHWAYLLPRVRCFRIHCCRGSEGGSPSSGPSQPGRPRLLGLAFVNRYRIVGLAVAAAEPGQDGRVEFLVEPVPKEGFLVPQAEWGKAAILYSMPRT, via the exons ATGGAGGAGGCAGGGACAGGGACCCGGACGGCGGCGCGGCGGCAGGGGCGGCGGATGCGGGCCCCGGCGACCTTGGAGAAGCAGCGGGATCGGCGGCCGGCAGGGCGGCTGACCCGGAGGAG AATTGAAGAGGATCGAGAAGAAGCAGTCTTTCGAGAAGTGGTCAGTTTTACCCCAGACCCTTTGCCAG TTAGATATTATGACAAGGACACCACCAGACCCATCAGCTTTTACTTGTCTTCCCTGGAGGAACTCTTGGCGTGGAGACCCGATGCGGAAGATGGCTTTAATGTGGCCTTGGGGCCCCCTGAGTGTCGGCAGCCCCCTCTGAGCAGCCGGAGGCCCAGAACTTTGATGTGTCATGACATGATGGGCGGGTACCTGGATGACAA GTTTATTCAAGGCTCAGCCACACAGACTCCCTATTCCTTTTACCACTGGCAGTACATCGACATCTTTGTGTACTTCAGCCATCACACGGTCACCATCCCCCCAGTAGGCTGGACCAACGCTGCCCACAGGCATGGGGTCTGTGTGCTGG GGACTTTCATCACTGAATGGAAAGACGGGGAGCGGCTCTGCCAGGCCTTCCTGGCTGGGGATGAGCACTCATACCGGGCGGTGGCCGATCAGCTGGTCCTGATCGCCCAGTTTTTCCGATTTGACGGCTGGCTGATCAACATTGAGAACTCTCTGAGT CTGGCCGCCGTGGGGAACGTGCCCCACTTCCTCCAGTACCTGACCTCTCAGCTGCATCAGCAGGTCCCCGGGGGCCTGGTGCTCTGGTATGACAGCGTGGTGAGCAGCGGGCAGCTCAAATGGCAGAACGAGCTCAACGAGCAGAACAG AGTCTTCTTTGATGCCTGCGACGGCTTCTTCACCAACTATAACTGGCGGGAGGAGCATCTGGAGCGGACGCTGGGGCAGGCCGGGGAGCGCCGGGCGGACGTGTACGTGGGTGTAGACGTGTTCGCCCGCGGGAATGTCGTCGGGGGCCGGTTCGACACGAATAAG TCGCTGGAGCTGATTCGGAAGCACGGGTTCTCGGCGGCCCTGTTTGCGCCTGGCTGGGTGTACGAGTGTTTGGAGAAGGGGAATTTCTTCCAGAACCAGGACAA GTTCTGGAGTTTGCTGGAACGCTACTTGCCCACACACAGCATCTGCTCCTTGCCCTTTGTCACTTCCTTCTGCCTGGGCATGGGGACTCGAAGAGTCTACTATGGCCAG GAGGAGGCCGTGGGGCCCTGGTACCACCCGAGCGCCCAGGAGATCCAGCCCCTGTTTGGAGAGCACAGGCTGGAAGGGGACGGGCAGGGCTGGGTGAAGACGCACTGCTGCCTGGAGGACGCCTGGAACGGGGGCAGCTCTCTGCTCATCCGAGGGCTGATTCCGCCCGAGGTTGGAAACGTGGCTGTGAG GTTATTCTCCCTGCAGGTCCCAGTGCCACCCAAGATCTTCGTGTCCCTGGTGTACAAGCTGGAAGGGCCTTCGGCGGTGGGGGTGGCTTTGGAGCTCACCACAGGGGACGCGGGCAGCTGTCATGTGGGAGGCATCTCGGTGCTGAGCG CAGAAACGAGCTCAAGGCGCAGTCCCCGACCCCTCCGGGTGCCCCCAACCAAGCTGGCCAAATGGGTGGGCCGTTGCGGCCAGCAGCTCAGTGGGGGCTGGGTCCAGCG ctgCTACGAAGTGACTCTGCGGGGCTGCCTCCTACAGGACCTCTTTGTTAATTTCTCCCGGCCTCCGGGCAGCCAGAAGGAGGAGAACTTCATCTGTCGCCTTGGAGAGCTCCAG GTGGTGGATGCCAACAGCCTGCTGACCCCGCTCCCCCAGGTGCAGGCCGTGACGGTCTCGCATGTGCGCTGGCAGCCGTTCGCCTCCGAGTGGGAGGGCGGCCCCGCCGGGCTGCGGCTCAGCTGTACCCTCCACTGGGCCTACCTCCTTCCCCGTGTCCGGTGCTTCCGGATCCACTGCTGCCGAGGATCGGAAGGTGGCTCTCCCAGCAGCGGGCCTTCGCAGCCAGGGAGGCCCAGGCTGCTGGGCCTGGCTTTCGTCAACCGGTATCGGATAGTGGGCCTGGCAGTGGCAGCCGCGGAGCCTGGCCAGGATGGCCGCGTGGAGTTCCTGGTGGAGCCTGTCCCCAAAGAGGGGTTCCTGGTGCCTCAGGCCGAGTGGGGCAAGGCGGCCATACTCTACTCCATGCCCCGCACGTGA
- the C1QTNF1 gene encoding complement C1q tumor necrosis factor-related protein 1 isoform X1 has product MGSRGLRLALACCLLLAFACGLVLGRVPHGQQEQQEQEGTREPPMDHAERDEEEHEKYGPRQDEEAPASRCLRCCDPGTPVYQAIPVPQINITILKGEKGDRGDRGLQGKYGKTGSVGARGHTGPKGQKGSMGAPGDRCKNHYAAFSVGRKKPLHSNDYYQTVIFDTEFVNLYSHFNMFTGKFYCYVPGIYFFSLNVHTWNQKETYLHIMKNAEEVVILYAQVSDRSIMQSQSLMLELRDQDEVWVRLFKGERENAIFSDEFDTYITFSGYLVKPANEP; this is encoded by the exons ATGGGCTCCCGCGGGCTGAGACTCGCGCTGGCGTGCTGTCTGCTGCTGGCCTTCGCCTGTGGTCTGGTGCTGGGCCGAGTGCCCCATGGGCAGCAGGAAcagcaggagcaggaggggaCCAGGGAGCCGCCGATGGACCACGCTGAGAG AGATGAAGAAGAGCATGAAAAATACGGCCCCAGGCAGGACGAGGAAGCCCCTGCTTCTCGGTGCCTCCGCTGCTGTGACCCTGGTACTCCTGTGTACCAGGCCATCCCGGTGCCACAGATCAACATCACCATCCTGAAAG GTGAGAAGGGCGACCGGGGAGACCGGGGCTTGCAAGGCAAATATGGCAAAACAGGGTCCGTGGGTGCCAGGGGCCACACGGGACCTAAAGGGCAGAAAGGGTCCATGGGGGCCCCCGGGGACCGCTGCAAGAACCACTACGCCGCCTTCTCCGTGGGCCGGAAGAAGCCCCTGCACAGCAACGACTACTACCAGACGGTGATCTTCGACACGGAGTTCGTGAACCTCTACAGCCACTTCAACATGTTCACGGGGAAATTCTACTGCTACGTGCCCGGCATCTACTTCTTCAGCCTCAACGTGCACACCTGGAACCAGAAGGAGACGTACCTGCACATCATGAAGAACGCAGAGGAGGTGGTGATCCTGTACGCGCAGGTGAGCGACCGCAGTATCATGCAGAGTCAGAGTCTGATGCTGGAGCTGCGGGACCAGGACGAGGTGTGGGTGCGCCTCTTCAAGGGCGAGCGGGAGAACGCCATCTTCAGCGACGAGTTTGACACCTACATCACCTTCAGCGGCTACCTGGTCAAGCCGGCCAACGAGCCCTAG